The following are encoded together in the Corythoichthys intestinalis isolate RoL2023-P3 unplaced genomic scaffold, ASM3026506v1 HiC_scaffold_23, whole genome shotgun sequence genome:
- the LOC130911248 gene encoding trace amine-associated receptor 13c-like — protein MDSREVSTEGCPGSIFSMFTDNEFDLCFPQLGNISCRKPSTEGLLTYSLLPVITIFTVLLNLIVIISISYFRQLHTPTNFLLLSLAVSDNLVGLLIIPGEFYRLTSCWSLGVHLCSFCIYTTYFVSSAAVYNMVMISIDRYVAICYPLHYNTKVTVKRIQCCVCLCWLLLLAYCGFILSDVLIHPESSCDGECVFMLKYSKGLLDLLVAFILPLSIIVTLYVRVFVVAVSQARAMRSHVTHGKRQRSLPLGARRSELKAATTLGVVVLVFLICFCPYFAVSQVYDFFQNDLLTIYTVYLYYSNSLINPLIYAFFYPWFRKGFKHIVTLRILQPGSFEINIL, from the exons ATGGACAGCAGAGAAGTTTCGACAGAAGGCTGTCCGGGCTCCATCTTCTCCATGTTCACTGATAATGAATTTGATCTTTGCTTCCCACAGCTAGGTAACATTTCTTGCAGGAAGCCCTCAACTGAAGGTTTGCTTACCTATTCCCTGCTGCCTGTCATCACGATCTTCACAGTGCTGCTCAATCTGATTGTCATTATCTCAATCTCCTACTTCAGGCAA CTCCACACTCCCACCAACTTCCTCCTCCTCTCTTTGGCAGTCAGCGACAACCTGGTGGGCTTGCTGATAATACCAGGAGAATTTTACAGGCTGACTTCCTGCTGGTCTCTTGGTGTTCATCTGTGTTCTTTTTGTATTTATACAACTTATTTTGTGTCGAGTGCGGCGGTTTATAACATGGTGATGATATCAATTGACCGTTATGTGGCTATTTGTTATCCTCTGCATTATAACACCAAAGTGACTGTGAAAAGAATTCAATGCTGCGTTTGTCTGTGCTGGTTGTTATTGCTTGCTTACTGTGGATTCATTTTGTCTGATGTGCTAATCCATCCAGAAAGTTCCTGTGATGGAGAGTGTGTGTTTATGTTAAAATACAGTAAAGGACTGTTGGATCTGTTGGTGGCTTTCATCCTTCCGCTGAGCATAATCGTCACACTGTACGTGAGAGTGTTTGTGGTTGCCGTGTCTCAGGCGCGGGCCATGCGCTCTCACGTTACACATGGCAAACGACAACGGTCTCTCCCTTTAGGAGCAAGGAGATCAGAGTTGAAGGCCGCCACAACGCTAGGCGTTGTTGTTCTCGTATTCCTCATTTGCTTCTGTCCATATTTTGCTGTGTCTCAAgtatatgatttttttcagAACGATCTCTTAACTATTTACACCGTATACCTGTACTATAGCAATTCTTTGATAAACCCGTTGATATACGCCTTTTTCTACCCTTGGTTTAGAAAAGGTTTTAAGCACATTGTCACCTTGCGTATACTACAGCCCGGCTCCTTTGAGATCAACATACTGTAG